A genomic region of Psychrobacter sp. M13 contains the following coding sequences:
- a CDS encoding riboflavin synthase — MFTGIIESVGKVKAMQPTGGDIRLIIESDELDFSDVSLGDSIASNGICLTVVELGDNYYAVDVSRETIARTALQDLKIGHKVNLEKAMLPTTRFGGHIVSGHVDGVGVVSKLQQDARSIYIEIEVPHELAHYTATKGSITLDGISLTTNLVRDNIVCLNIIPHTAKMTNISQHWLVGDKVNVEVDLVARYLERLLTKAQTGTMNASDSKSNITEDFLADNGFMK, encoded by the coding sequence ATGTTTACTGGCATTATCGAAAGCGTTGGCAAAGTGAAAGCCATGCAACCTACTGGTGGGGATATTCGTCTGATTATAGAGTCGGATGAGCTGGATTTCTCTGATGTCTCTTTAGGGGACTCTATTGCCTCTAATGGCATATGCCTAACGGTAGTAGAGCTAGGTGATAATTATTATGCAGTCGATGTGTCACGTGAAACCATCGCACGTACCGCACTACAAGATCTAAAAATAGGTCACAAAGTAAACTTAGAAAAAGCGATGCTACCGACTACTCGGTTCGGTGGTCATATCGTTTCAGGTCATGTTGATGGGGTAGGCGTGGTCAGTAAGCTACAACAAGACGCTCGCTCTATCTATATAGAGATTGAAGTACCGCATGAGCTGGCACATTATACGGCGACTAAAGGCTCTATTACCCTTGATGGTATTAGTCTGACGACAAATTTAGTCCGCGATAACATCGTCTGTCTTAATATCATTCCACATACAGCAAAGATGACCAACATCTCACAGCATTGGCTGGTTGGCGATAAGGTTAATGTTGAGGTGGATCTAGTTGCTCGTTACTTGGAGCGGTTATTGACTAAAGCGCAAACAGGTACTATGAATGCCTCTGATTCTAAGAGCAATATTACCGAAGACTTTTTGGCTGATAATGGCTTTATGAAGTAA